A portion of the Actomonas aquatica genome contains these proteins:
- a CDS encoding glycoside hydrolase family 95 protein yields the protein MFWKPLLWLGALLAVGSVSGVAAEMSAAETVLWYEQPAAKWEEALPVGSGRLGAMVFGGVAEERIQFNEDTLWAGKPHNYVRAGSADVVPEVRRLLREGEIEAAGKAVRAGMLSDPVRQKPYQPFGDLRLTMPIGEDAAVSGYRRELDLDGAVATTRFAVGGVSYVREVIASYPDRCLVVRLTADHPGAIAVAVGLDSPHRDATVDVVGETARLRGRVQADGLRFEGRAEVRAEGGKVSAQGTQVAVSGADAVTIVLVAETSFRSWEDISGDPAVRCDATLAALAKVGWPELLARHQADHRALFRRVALSLPEKADSMLPTDRRVKAVRAAKTIDGDPALGALEFNYGRYLMIGSSRPGTQPANLQGVWNPLIDPPWESKYTLNINCEMNYWLAEVTNLAECHEPLFDMVRDLEVSGARTAEQLYGARGWVVHHNTDLWRGSAPINNIDGVWPTGGAWLCFHLWEHYRYSGDVDFLRERAWPAMKAASLFFVDTLERDEKTGWLVTNPSFSPEMDPLTRGPTMDNQLIRWLWTATLEAAQVLQQDGGVNHEKHERHESGEAGLGGPTEYTDYTETAKELAALLPQLPPNQIGQHGQLQEWLDDVDKPHNAHRHMSPLWALFPGTDIVPESGAVYDAAKVLLDWRGDGSTGWSFAWRVPLWARVGDGEMAYRQFEGLLTKRTLPNMFDLCGPFQIDGNFGMTAGLAEMLMQSHRRAEDGAVAIDLLPALPQVWADGAVSGLRARDGFQVDLRWEQGAVVAAEVRSTRGHPAVVRLPDGRSFALRLAKGERWTLQP from the coding sequence ATGTTTTGGAAACCCCTCTTGTGGCTGGGCGCCTTGTTGGCGGTCGGATCGGTGTCTGGTGTGGCGGCGGAAATGTCGGCGGCGGAAACGGTGCTCTGGTATGAGCAGCCGGCGGCGAAGTGGGAGGAGGCATTGCCGGTCGGCAGTGGTCGGCTCGGTGCCATGGTCTTCGGCGGCGTGGCCGAGGAACGGATTCAGTTCAACGAGGACACCCTCTGGGCCGGCAAACCACACAACTACGTGCGGGCCGGGTCCGCGGACGTGGTGCCGGAGGTGCGGCGGTTGTTGCGTGAAGGCGAAATCGAGGCAGCGGGCAAAGCCGTGCGGGCGGGCATGCTGAGCGATCCGGTGCGGCAGAAGCCGTATCAGCCCTTTGGTGACCTGCGCTTGACGATGCCGATCGGTGAGGACGCGGCGGTGAGCGGCTACCGCCGGGAGCTGGATTTAGACGGGGCGGTGGCGACGACGCGCTTTGCGGTGGGCGGCGTGAGTTACGTGCGCGAAGTGATCGCGAGTTATCCGGATCGTTGTCTGGTCGTGCGGCTGACAGCAGATCACCCCGGCGCGATCGCGGTGGCGGTGGGGCTGGATTCCCCGCATCGCGATGCCACGGTCGACGTGGTGGGGGAAACCGCGCGGTTGCGCGGACGCGTGCAGGCCGACGGGCTGCGTTTTGAGGGACGAGCGGAAGTGCGGGCCGAGGGCGGCAAGGTGTCGGCGCAGGGCACGCAGGTGGCTGTGAGCGGTGCCGACGCGGTGACCATCGTGCTCGTGGCGGAGACGAGTTTTAGGTCGTGGGAAGATATTTCGGGCGATCCGGCGGTGCGCTGTGATGCGACGCTGGCGGCGTTGGCGAAGGTGGGTTGGCCGGAGTTGTTGGCGCGGCACCAGGCGGATCATCGCGCGCTGTTTCGGCGGGTGGCCCTGAGCTTGCCGGAGAAGGCGGATTCGATGCTGCCGACGGATCGGCGGGTGAAGGCGGTGCGCGCGGCGAAGACGATCGACGGAGATCCCGCGCTGGGCGCGTTGGAGTTCAACTACGGGCGTTATCTGATGATCGGGAGCAGTCGGCCCGGCACGCAGCCGGCGAATCTGCAAGGGGTGTGGAACCCACTGATCGATCCGCCGTGGGAGAGCAAATACACCCTGAACATCAACTGTGAGATGAACTACTGGTTGGCCGAGGTAACCAACCTCGCTGAGTGCCATGAACCGCTGTTCGACATGGTGCGGGATCTGGAAGTGAGCGGGGCGCGCACCGCCGAGCAATTGTATGGCGCGCGCGGCTGGGTGGTGCATCACAACACCGACCTGTGGCGCGGCTCGGCGCCGATCAACAACATCGACGGCGTGTGGCCGACGGGCGGGGCCTGGCTGTGTTTTCACCTGTGGGAACACTACCGTTACAGCGGTGACGTGGACTTTCTGCGGGAGCGGGCGTGGCCGGCGATGAAGGCGGCGTCGTTGTTTTTTGTGGATACGCTGGAGCGCGACGAGAAGACCGGCTGGCTGGTCACGAATCCGTCGTTCTCACCGGAGATGGATCCGCTGACCCGTGGGCCCACGATGGATAACCAGCTCATCCGCTGGCTGTGGACGGCGACTTTAGAGGCGGCGCAGGTGCTCCAGCAGGACGGAGGGGTTAACCACGAAAAACACGAAAGACACGAAAGCGGAGAGGCAGGGTTGGGTGGGCCCACGGAATACACGGACTACACGGAAACGGCCAAGGAGTTGGCAGCATTGCTGCCGCAGTTGCCGCCTAATCAGATCGGGCAGCATGGGCAGCTGCAGGAGTGGCTCGATGATGTGGATAAACCCCACAATGCCCACCGTCACATGTCGCCGCTGTGGGCGCTGTTTCCGGGCACCGACATCGTGCCGGAAAGTGGCGCGGTCTATGATGCGGCCAAGGTGCTGCTCGATTGGCGGGGGGATGGCAGCACGGGCTGGAGCTTCGCCTGGCGCGTGCCGCTGTGGGCGCGGGTCGGTGACGGGGAGATGGCCTATCGGCAGTTCGAAGGCCTGCTGACCAAACGCACCCTGCCCAACATGTTTGATCTTTGCGGACCGTTTCAGATCGATGGCAACTTCGGCATGACGGCCGGCTTGGCGGAAATGCTGATGCAGAGTCACCGTCGGGCGGAAGACGGTGCGGTGGCGATCGATTTGTTGCCGGCCTTGCCGCAGGTGTGGGCGGACGGCGCTGTATCCGGCCTGCGGGCACGCGATGGCTTTCAGGTCGATCTGCGCTGGGAGCAGGGCGCGGTGGTGGCGGCCGAAGTGCGATCGACGCGGGGCCACCCGGCCGTGGTGCGCCTGCCGGATGGACGGAGTTTTGCGCTGCGGTTGGCGAAGGGAGAGCGCTGGACCTTGCAACCGTAG
- a CDS encoding glycoside hydrolase family 28 protein: protein MTAPLLAADFVITDHGAIADGTTLNTSAIQATIDAAHDAGGGRVVIPAGTFRSGAIFLKQDVELHVAAGAILLGSDDLADYPKRTTRIEGHFPEWRVALVNASQIDGLKLSGEGEINGNGRVFWEAFWARRKENPQCTNLEVERPRLFFIDRCTNVDIRGLTLRDSGFWNIHLYNCQKVLVENVSIHAPGPGAPVRAPSSDGIDIDSCQDVVVRGCFIAVDDDCIALKGTKGPLADQDETSPPVERILVENCTFQDGHGVLTCGSEATLIRDVVIRDSKVIGDINLVRLKLRPDTPQHYSNILFENIEVQGGGRLFDVNPWLQFFDLKGHPKPSRQVDGIVLRNFTGHYGSPGRIVTNEGDTIAPIVLDNVNLTFDKSDFKLGDNVTIEATRSTFNGEPVN, encoded by the coding sequence ATGACCGCCCCGCTGCTGGCTGCCGATTTTGTCATCACCGACCACGGTGCCATTGCCGACGGCACCACGCTCAACACGAGCGCCATCCAGGCGACCATCGACGCCGCCCATGACGCCGGCGGTGGCCGCGTCGTCATCCCGGCCGGGACCTTCCGCAGTGGCGCCATCTTCCTCAAACAGGACGTTGAACTCCACGTCGCCGCCGGCGCCATCCTCCTCGGCTCCGACGATCTCGCCGACTATCCCAAACGCACCACTCGCATCGAGGGCCACTTCCCCGAGTGGCGCGTCGCTCTCGTCAACGCCTCACAGATCGACGGCCTCAAACTCTCCGGCGAGGGTGAGATCAACGGCAACGGTCGCGTCTTCTGGGAAGCCTTCTGGGCCCGGCGCAAAGAGAACCCGCAGTGCACCAACCTCGAGGTGGAGCGCCCGCGCCTGTTCTTCATCGATCGCTGCACCAACGTCGACATCCGCGGCCTCACCCTGCGCGACTCCGGTTTTTGGAACATCCATCTCTACAACTGCCAAAAGGTCCTGGTCGAAAACGTCTCCATCCACGCGCCAGGCCCCGGCGCGCCCGTGCGTGCGCCGAGCTCCGATGGCATCGACATCGACAGCTGCCAGGACGTCGTCGTGCGCGGCTGCTTCATCGCCGTCGATGACGATTGCATCGCCCTCAAAGGCACCAAGGGCCCGCTGGCCGATCAGGATGAAACCAGCCCGCCCGTCGAACGCATCCTCGTCGAAAACTGCACCTTCCAGGACGGCCACGGCGTGCTCACCTGCGGCAGCGAGGCGACGCTCATCCGGGACGTCGTGATCCGCGATTCCAAGGTCATTGGCGACATCAACCTTGTGCGTCTCAAGCTGCGCCCCGACACGCCGCAGCATTACTCCAACATCCTCTTCGAGAACATCGAAGTGCAGGGCGGCGGCCGCCTCTTCGACGTGAATCCGTGGCTGCAGTTCTTCGACCTCAAGGGCCATCCCAAACCCTCGCGTCAAGTCGACGGCATCGTCCTGCGCAACTTCACCGGCCACTACGGCTCGCCCGGCCGCATCGTCACCAACGAGGGCGACACCATTGCCCCCATCGTGCTCGACAACGTGAACCTCACCTTCGACAAATCTGACTTCAAACTCGGCGACAATGTCACGATCGAAGCCACCCGCAGCACCTTCAACGGCGAGCCGGTAAACTGA
- a CDS encoding glycosyl hydrolase, protein MPRPRFLSPFLSLAVGLAGIVVCLAPVSTRAAEPFPELAAGFAAPPPETRPWAFWFWMNGNVSREGITRDIEAMAAVGMGGVMAFDGGDYLPQGPATYLGEEWRSLMAHAISEGNRLGIEIGMHNAPGWSSSGGPWITPELAMQQLVWSETTVVGGHSVDLALAQPQINEGYYRDIAVLAFPAPAAETTPYLSAIERVTVSDGRTIDPAILADGSWDTKVELKAGDALDIVFAEPVALHALTAQPTRDGRFPNLQFEASIDGTDFAAVTRVSSPGRHGIIAPAVRSFETGAIRVARFTATRDGELGDLALHRTPRVSDWVAKANFDYRVSGQLKLPTPVSPTATIDPAAVLDLTAQVNDGRLQWDAPAGAWIVLRLGQTPTGKTNVAASVAGTGLECDKFNPAAVDRHFNTVIKQVMADATAVGAKGPATLTIDSYEAGMQNWTAAMPAEFAARAGYDLRPYLPALTGRIVGDAGVSERFLYDFRRVQAQLMAEHYYGRMGEHARAHGLRFFIEGYGPGNFDELQVAGLPDVPTTEFWARTPWTPNRVVKMVTSAAHVYGKPVVAAESFTGWSESARWLGYPYAFKALGDEMFAHGMNHIVFHRWAHQPHPTAGPGMAQGPYGSHIERTNTWFLKSSEWINTIARSQFLLRQGTYAADVLYFIGERSPDPSQYAMPVLPPGYTYDLINAEALLNRITVRDGAYTLPEGGRYRLLVLPDNLRAMSPTVLAKLREFVAAGGTVLGPKPEFSPTLTGYPQSETHMLAMADALWAQGDRVWTGLSIGEALQRLELAPDVTWTGPRADTALSWAHRRLDGADLFFIGNKQRAVEDLTLSLRDMAGREPQLWWPESGRHERLAVYSNDGDRTLVPLRLEPSESVFVLLPDAVEPIAAAAATLTRDGQPVLAATTVAPEALDVHGDFTMAIWVKPDTNLRVMPKESTTGRIDEVGKFYAIPADPGDVRFGAGHATAGLAVGRNGIFVVERATESCPAVLVWEQPVSGWTHVAVVYRDGVPELYVNGAHVHTGLKSGAIVHSGVGAPPPPVDYMLSFPGIERLTRAAGERPPPSRGVVYYFEGNTTPALSVARALEGAELAQQFAAGAPPLALPVVSEVSRDTGSDTADRVSAVVWQSGAYALDDGATTVVDVATPITLDGAWTVAFQADRGAPDSITLPALQSLHRHADFGVKHFAGTASYRHSVDVPEAWLASDRRVVLDLGRVEVIAEVSLNGRPVGNVWKEPYRLDVTDFVHAGVNELDVQVTTLWPNRLIGDEFLPVEDHFGRADERGVEAGGIGELPDWYKRGEPKPAGGRVSFATWKFYDKDEPLLASGLLGPVRLLNPVRVGLR, encoded by the coding sequence ATGCCCCGTCCTCGTTTTCTGTCTCCGTTCCTCTCCTTGGCCGTCGGTCTCGCCGGCATCGTGGTTTGCCTCGCACCCGTGTCCACGCGTGCGGCCGAGCCGTTCCCCGAGCTCGCCGCGGGCTTCGCGGCGCCGCCGCCCGAGACCCGCCCGTGGGCCTTTTGGTTTTGGATGAATGGCAACGTGTCGCGCGAAGGCATCACCCGCGACATCGAGGCCATGGCCGCGGTCGGAATGGGCGGCGTGATGGCTTTTGACGGCGGTGACTACCTGCCGCAGGGCCCTGCCACCTACCTCGGTGAGGAGTGGCGCAGCCTCATGGCCCACGCCATCAGCGAGGGCAACCGCCTCGGCATCGAGATTGGCATGCACAACGCGCCGGGTTGGTCCAGCAGCGGCGGTCCTTGGATCACGCCCGAACTCGCCATGCAGCAACTGGTGTGGAGCGAAACGACCGTCGTGGGCGGGCACTCGGTCGACCTCGCGCTCGCGCAGCCGCAGATCAACGAGGGGTATTATCGCGACATCGCGGTGCTGGCGTTCCCGGCGCCGGCGGCGGAGACCACGCCCTACCTGAGCGCGATCGAGCGCGTGACCGTGAGTGACGGCCGCACCATCGATCCGGCGATCCTGGCCGACGGCTCCTGGGACACCAAGGTCGAGCTCAAGGCTGGCGACGCCCTCGACATCGTGTTCGCCGAACCGGTGGCGCTGCACGCCCTGACCGCGCAACCGACCCGCGACGGGCGTTTTCCGAACCTGCAATTTGAAGCCTCGATCGACGGCACGGATTTCGCGGCCGTGACCCGGGTGTCCTCACCCGGGCGCCACGGCATCATCGCGCCGGCGGTGCGTTCGTTTGAGACGGGCGCGATCCGCGTGGCGCGTTTCACGGCGACGCGCGACGGCGAGTTGGGCGACCTCGCGTTACACCGCACGCCACGCGTCTCGGACTGGGTGGCGAAAGCCAATTTCGATTACCGCGTGTCGGGTCAACTCAAGCTCCCGACGCCGGTTTCGCCGACCGCGACCATCGATCCGGCCGCGGTGCTCGACCTCACAGCACAGGTGAACGACGGCCGCTTGCAATGGGATGCTCCGGCCGGCGCCTGGATCGTGCTGCGGCTGGGCCAGACACCGACCGGCAAAACCAATGTCGCGGCCTCTGTCGCGGGCACCGGCCTGGAGTGCGACAAGTTTAACCCCGCCGCGGTCGATCGCCATTTCAACACCGTGATCAAGCAGGTCATGGCCGACGCCACCGCCGTCGGCGCCAAGGGCCCGGCCACGCTCACCATCGATAGCTACGAGGCGGGCATGCAGAATTGGACGGCGGCGATGCCCGCCGAGTTTGCCGCCCGCGCCGGTTACGATCTGCGGCCCTACCTGCCGGCGCTCACCGGCCGCATCGTGGGCGACGCCGGCGTGTCGGAGCGCTTCCTCTACGACTTCCGCCGCGTGCAGGCGCAGCTCATGGCCGAGCACTACTACGGTCGCATGGGCGAACATGCCCGCGCGCACGGCCTGCGCTTTTTCATCGAGGGTTATGGGCCGGGCAACTTCGACGAGTTGCAGGTCGCCGGTCTGCCCGACGTGCCCACCACCGAGTTCTGGGCGCGCACGCCCTGGACGCCGAACCGCGTTGTCAAAATGGTGACCTCGGCCGCGCACGTCTACGGCAAGCCGGTGGTCGCCGCCGAGTCATTCACCGGGTGGTCGGAGAGCGCGCGTTGGCTGGGCTACCCATATGCGTTCAAGGCGTTGGGCGACGAGATGTTTGCCCACGGCATGAACCACATCGTCTTTCACCGCTGGGCGCATCAACCACATCCGACGGCCGGTCCGGGCATGGCGCAGGGCCCGTATGGTTCGCATATTGAGCGCACAAACACCTGGTTCCTGAAAAGCAGCGAGTGGATCAATACCATCGCGCGCAGCCAGTTCCTGCTGCGGCAGGGCACCTATGCGGCCGACGTGCTCTACTTCATCGGCGAGCGTTCGCCCGATCCTTCGCAATACGCCATGCCGGTGCTGCCACCGGGCTACACCTACGACCTGATCAATGCCGAGGCGCTGCTCAATCGCATCACGGTGCGCGACGGCGCCTACACGCTGCCGGAAGGTGGGCGCTATCGGTTGTTGGTGCTGCCGGATAACTTGCGGGCAATGAGCCCGACGGTGCTGGCCAAGCTGCGCGAATTTGTGGCCGCCGGCGGCACCGTGCTGGGACCGAAGCCCGAGTTCTCGCCCACGCTCACCGGGTATCCGCAAAGCGAAACGCACATGCTGGCCATGGCCGACGCGCTCTGGGCGCAGGGTGATCGCGTCTGGACCGGCTTAAGCATCGGCGAGGCGCTGCAACGTCTCGAACTCGCGCCCGACGTGACCTGGACCGGCCCGCGCGCCGACACGGCGCTGTCCTGGGCCCACCGCCGCTTGGACGGCGCGGATCTGTTTTTCATCGGCAACAAACAACGCGCGGTGGAGGACCTCACGCTTTCGCTGCGCGACATGGCCGGTCGCGAGCCGCAGTTGTGGTGGCCGGAGAGCGGTCGCCATGAGCGACTGGCGGTGTATTCAAATGATGGAGACCGGACGCTCGTGCCGCTGCGGCTCGAACCGAGCGAATCGGTTTTCGTGCTGCTGCCCGATGCGGTCGAACCGATCGCGGCGGCGGCGGCAACCCTGACGCGCGACGGACAACCCGTGTTGGCGGCGACGACGGTCGCGCCCGAGGCCCTGGATGTGCACGGCGATTTCACCATGGCGATCTGGGTCAAGCCCGACACCAACCTGCGCGTCATGCCGAAGGAATCGACGACCGGCCGCATCGATGAAGTCGGCAAGTTTTACGCGATCCCGGCCGATCCGGGCGACGTGCGTTTCGGCGCGGGTCACGCCACGGCGGGCTTGGCGGTCGGGCGCAACGGCATCTTCGTGGTCGAGCGCGCGACCGAGTCCTGCCCGGCGGTGCTGGTGTGGGAGCAGCCCGTCTCGGGTTGGACGCATGTGGCCGTGGTCTATCGCGACGGCGTGCCGGAGTTGTATGTGAACGGCGCGCACGTGCACACCGGCCTCAAGTCCGGTGCGATCGTGCACTCGGGCGTGGGCGCGCCGCCACCGCCGGTCGATTACATGCTCAGCTTCCCGGGCATCGAACGCCTGACGCGAGCGGCTGGCGAAAGACCGCCGCCGTCACGTGGCGTGGTGTATTATTTTGAAGGCAACACCACGCCGGCGCTGAGCGTGGCGCGCGCGCTGGAGGGGGCGGAACTCGCGCAGCAGTTCGCGGCCGGCGCACCACCGCTGGCCTTGCCGGTGGTGAGTGAAGTTTCGCGCGACACGGGCAGCGACACGGCAGACCGCGTGAGCGCGGTGGTGTGGCAGAGCGGCGCTTACGCCTTGGATGACGGGGCGACGACGGTCGTCGACGTGGCGACGCCGATCACGCTCGACGGCGCATGGACCGTGGCGTTCCAGGCCGATCGGGGTGCGCCGGATTCCATTACGTTGCCGGCCTTGCAGTCGCTGCATCGGCACGCGGATTTCGGCGTAAAACACTTCGCGGGCACGGCGAGTTATCGACACAGCGTTGACGTTCCCGAGGCGTGGCTGGCGTCGGATCGACGCGTGGTGCTCGACCTCGGTCGGGTGGAGGTCATCGCCGAAGTGAGCCTCAACGGCCGTCCGGTCGGCAACGTGTGGAAGGAGCCGTATCGGCTCGACGTGACCGACTTCGTGCATGCCGGCGTGAATGAACTGGATGTGCAGGTCACCACGCTCTGGCCCAATCGTTTGATCGGTGACGAATTCCTGCCGGTGGAGGATCACTTCGGCCGCGCCGATGAGCGTGGCGTCGAAGCCGGCGGTATCGGCGAGTTGCCCGACTGGTATAAGCGGGGCGAGCCCAAGCCCGCCGGTGGGCGCGTGTCGTTTGCGACTTGGAAGTTTTACGACAAGGACGAGCCGCTGCTGGCCTCGGGATTGCTCGGCCCGGTGCGGCTGTTGAACCCCGTGCGGGTGGGGTTGCGGTAA
- the ribB gene encoding 3,4-dihydroxy-2-butanone-4-phosphate synthase produces MNESEIFDSVQDAIADIAAGKLVIVTDDADRENEGDLIMAASKATPETVNMMIRYGSGIVCVPMLEAGLAPLGLGSMVARNREVYRTDFTVTVDAREGISTGISASDRTRTIRLLANPASTPDDFVQPGHVFPLRARPGGVLERAGHTEAAIDLAVLAGLPPSGVLCELVNDDGTVKRVPDLLKFKREFGLKMISIAQLIEHRLRFDCLVDEVSSAPFESAFGTFQAHVFKNRLDNRHHLALVHGEVGDGPALVRVHSQNLLTDVFKDARQATAGSIDEAIAAIVKNGSGVVLCMEPADCSAALVRRLSSGVDSGAMDLRDYGVGAQILRQLGLQRIQLLTNSQRRIVGLEAHGIEIEGTVGF; encoded by the coding sequence ATGAATGAGTCTGAGATCTTTGATTCGGTGCAGGACGCCATCGCGGATATTGCCGCGGGCAAACTCGTGATCGTGACCGACGACGCCGACCGTGAGAACGAGGGCGACCTCATCATGGCCGCCTCCAAAGCCACGCCCGAGACGGTCAACATGATGATCCGCTATGGCAGCGGTATCGTTTGTGTGCCCATGCTCGAAGCCGGCCTGGCGCCGCTCGGCCTCGGGTCGATGGTGGCCCGCAACCGCGAGGTGTATCGCACCGACTTCACCGTGACGGTCGATGCCCGCGAGGGTATTTCCACTGGCATCAGCGCGAGCGACCGCACCCGCACGATTCGCCTGTTGGCCAATCCGGCCTCGACGCCCGATGACTTTGTGCAACCCGGCCACGTGTTCCCGCTGCGCGCCCGTCCGGGCGGTGTGCTGGAGCGGGCAGGGCACACGGAGGCTGCGATCGACCTCGCCGTGCTCGCCGGACTGCCGCCGAGTGGCGTGCTGTGTGAGCTAGTCAACGACGACGGCACCGTCAAACGCGTGCCCGATCTGCTGAAATTTAAGCGCGAGTTTGGCCTGAAAATGATCTCGATCGCGCAGCTCATCGAACATCGCCTGCGCTTTGACTGCCTCGTCGATGAGGTGAGCTCCGCCCCGTTTGAGTCGGCCTTTGGCACCTTCCAGGCCCACGTCTTTAAAAACCGCCTGGATAATCGCCACCACCTGGCGCTGGTTCACGGCGAGGTGGGGGATGGTCCCGCGCTCGTGCGAGTGCACAGCCAGAATCTGCTCACCGATGTCTTCAAGGATGCGCGCCAAGCCACGGCGGGATCGATCGACGAAGCCATCGCCGCCATCGTCAAAAACGGTTCGGGCGTGGTGCTCTGCATGGAGCCGGCCGATTGCTCGGCTGCGCTCGTGCGTCGCCTCAGCAGCGGCGTCGACAGTGGGGCGATGGACCTGCGCGATTACGGCGTGGGCGCCCAGATCCTGCGTCAGCTCGGCCTGCAACGCATCCAGTTGCTCACCAACTCGCAGCGCCGGATCGTCGGCCTCGAAGCCCACGGCATCGAGATCGAGGGCACGGTCGGCTTCTGA
- the malQ gene encoding 4-alpha-glucanotransferase: MLRRYFRTRSRRGSLICWWARLASRHAPAFSTQFPLSLSISMKTVPAPLFNWLQNRSAGVLMHPTSLPGNQGIGVLSAAAVEPFLDFLSAAGLRYWQICPLGPTGYGDSPYQCFSAFAGNPYLIDLQVLVEAKLLSSADLIPLQSLPTGKIDYGWLWSLKWPLLFKAFDAFVAAGRTFDRYGAFADFQAAQASWLEPYAAFMALKDAQGGKAWWEWPKKIRFFRDARKSADYKKVALRAEAYAFFQYLFYGQWNAVRALAAERDVQIIGDAPIFVAADGADVWSHPELFQIDAKTGQPLFVAGVPPDYFSADGQLWGNPLYAWEAHAKDGYAWWLDRLRANLELCDIVRIDHFRGFDTYWSIPAGAPTARTGEWKEGPGLAFFEAVASALPDCQLIAEDLGELSPSVVELRDRTGLPGMNILQFAFGGDASNLYLPHNLTANSVVYPGTHDNDTSLGWYRTADTKTQDHVRRYLRVSGENIGWDFIRSAYGAVSNLAVVPLQDYMSLGSEARFNSPGKPQGNWQWRYSAQRLGDLTENSAPYLRDLGELTGRCAPAEG; the protein is encoded by the coding sequence GTGCTTCGGAGGTATTTTCGGACTCGTTCTCGGCGTGGGTCCCTCATCTGCTGGTGGGCTCGCTTGGCGTCTCGCCACGCCCCCGCCTTTTCGACTCAGTTCCCACTTTCGCTGTCCATTTCAATGAAAACCGTGCCCGCTCCGCTCTTCAATTGGCTCCAGAACCGCTCCGCCGGCGTGCTGATGCACCCGACGAGCCTGCCCGGCAACCAAGGCATCGGGGTGCTGAGCGCCGCGGCGGTGGAGCCGTTCCTGGATTTTCTGTCGGCCGCCGGCCTGCGCTACTGGCAAATCTGCCCGCTGGGGCCGACCGGTTACGGCGATTCGCCCTACCAGTGTTTTTCCGCCTTTGCCGGCAATCCCTACCTCATCGACCTGCAGGTGCTCGTGGAGGCCAAGCTGCTCTCGTCGGCCGATCTCATTCCCTTGCAATCCCTCCCCACCGGCAAGATCGACTACGGCTGGTTGTGGTCTCTCAAGTGGCCGCTGCTCTTCAAAGCCTTCGATGCCTTCGTGGCCGCCGGGCGCACCTTTGACCGCTACGGCGCTTTTGCCGACTTCCAGGCGGCGCAGGCCAGCTGGCTCGAGCCCTATGCGGCGTTTATGGCGCTCAAGGACGCCCAAGGCGGCAAGGCGTGGTGGGAATGGCCCAAAAAGATCCGCTTCTTCCGCGATGCCCGGAAGTCGGCCGACTACAAAAAAGTCGCGCTGCGGGCCGAGGCCTACGCCTTCTTCCAATACCTCTTCTACGGCCAATGGAATGCGGTGCGCGCCCTGGCCGCCGAACGGGACGTCCAGATCATCGGCGACGCGCCCATCTTCGTGGCCGCCGACGGCGCCGACGTCTGGTCGCACCCGGAGCTGTTCCAGATCGACGCCAAGACCGGCCAACCACTCTTCGTGGCCGGCGTGCCGCCCGACTATTTCTCGGCCGACGGCCAGCTCTGGGGCAACCCGCTCTACGCGTGGGAAGCCCACGCCAAAGACGGTTACGCCTGGTGGCTCGATCGCCTCCGCGCCAACCTCGAGCTTTGCGACATCGTGCGCATCGACCATTTCCGCGGCTTCGACACCTATTGGTCGATCCCGGCCGGCGCGCCGACCGCACGCACCGGCGAGTGGAAGGAAGGCCCCGGCCTGGCCTTCTTCGAGGCCGTCGCCAGCGCCCTGCCCGACTGCCAACTCATCGCCGAAGACCTCGGTGAACTTTCCCCCAGCGTGGTGGAGTTGCGCGACCGCACCGGATTGCCCGGCATGAACATCCTGCAGTTTGCCTTCGGCGGCGACGCCAGCAACCTCTACCTGCCGCACAACCTCACCGCCAACAGCGTGGTGTATCCGGGAACCCATGACAACGACACCAGTCTCGGTTGGTATCGCACCGCCGACACCAAGACCCAGGACCACGTGCGTCGCTACCTGCGCGTGTCCGGCGAAAACATCGGGTGGGACTTCATCCGCAGTGCCTACGGCGCGGTGAGCAATCTCGCGGTCGTGCCGCTGCAGGACTACATGAGTCTCGGCAGCGAAGCCCGCTTCAACAGCCCCGGCAAACCGCAGGGTAACTGGCAATGGCGCTACAGCGCCCAACGGCTCGGCGACCTGACCGAAAACAGCGCCCCCTACCTGCGCGACCTCGGCGAACTGACCGGCCGCTGCGCGCCGGCAGAAGGCTGA
- a CDS encoding HPr family phosphocarrier protein has product METTQVRVPWKHGLVLLPAAKIARASRIFHSKVRLRFNGRMSDAQSILGLVVLCASLNAAVQIEADGEDAHEAVEAVAACFAADDSPSA; this is encoded by the coding sequence ATGGAAACGACCCAAGTCCGTGTGCCGTGGAAACACGGTTTAGTCCTTTTACCGGCCGCCAAGATTGCCCGCGCCTCGCGCATCTTCCACTCGAAGGTGCGCCTACGCTTCAATGGTCGCATGTCGGATGCGCAAAGCATCCTCGGTCTGGTGGTGTTGTGCGCCAGTCTGAACGCCGCCGTCCAGATCGAGGCCGACGGCGAAGACGCCCACGAGGCGGTTGAGGCGGTCGCCGCCTGCTTCGCCGCGGACGATTCGCCCTCAGCGTAA